AGTGACGCACTTCCAGGGCGCTTCCATGCGGTAAAGATGGGTATGACCGCCAGAAACAAGCAGCCCCAGGGCAGGAAAATCCAGCGGGTGCTCCAGCCCCACCGCAAGCAGGTGGGCATGAAGGTGATTGACGCCAAGCAGACGTACCCCCAGACCAAGGGCAAGACCTTTGGCAAAGGCCACGCCCACCAGCAGGCTGCCAAGCAGTCCAGGCCCCCGCGCCACGGCCACCAGATCAATATCTGAAGGCCTTTTTCCACTCCGGCGCATCAGGGCATCAAACAGGGAACCAATGTAGCGATAGTGTTCACGCGAGGCCAGTTCGGGCACCACGCCGCCAAACAGGGCATGCATGTCAGCCTGGGTGGCTAAAACGGAATGCAGCAGCCGCCCGTCTTCTACCAGGGCCAATGCGGTTTCATCACAGGAGCTTTCAACTCCAAGGCAAAGCATTATATGTTCTCGCTTTTACAAATAAAAACCGGAGCCGCGTCAGGTGCGGCTCCGGCGTCACAACCACTTGCTAGAAAGCAGCCTGGCTGGCATGCCGGGCATAAATATTTTCTACAGCCTCTACGTCCTTGGTGGATCCTATGAACAAAGGCGTGCGCGCGTGCAGACGATCCGGCACCCTTTCAAGGATGCGTCCCCTGCCGTCACTGGCCTTGCCCCCGGCCTGTTCCGCAAGAAAAGCCAGAGGGGCGGCTTCGCACATAAGGCGCAACTTGCCGTTGGGCTTATGGATGTTTGGCGGATACATGTAAATGCCGCCATTGATGAGGGTTCGATGAAAATCTGCGACAAGCGCGCCCACATAACGGGATGAATACGGCGTGCCGTCCGAGGTTTCACACCCGTGGAACCAGTTGACGGCTTCACGCGCGGGCGCGTCCCAGTTCTTCCAGTTACCCTCGTTGACGGAATAGATGGAGCCCTGTTTGGGGATGCACATATTGGGGTGCGAAAGCAGAAATTCCCCTACGCCCGGGTCAAGCGTGAACCCGTGTACGCCCTGCCCTGTGCTGAGGACCAGCATGGTTGAGGGGCCATAGAGGATATACCCCGCAGCCACCTGCTTGAGG
This DNA window, taken from Desulfovibrio sp. 86, encodes the following:
- the fbp gene encoding class 1 fructose-bisphosphatase; protein product: MADITVTEHLLLHQKRTPQATGQFTGLLYDLILSGKSISRRINKAGLLDILGGTGEVNVQGENVQKLDTIANRILLYRMERCGALCAMSSEEEAELIRVSPEFPRGDYILIFDPLDGSSNIDVNINVGTIFSILRRPEGHSGEVTLDEVLQPGLKQVAAGYILYGPSTMLVLSTGQGVHGFTLDPGVGEFLLSHPNMCIPKQGSIYSVNEGNWKNWDAPAREAVNWFHGCETSDGTPYSSRYVGALVADFHRTLINGGIYMYPPNIHKPNGKLRLMCEAAPLAFLAEQAGGKASDGRGRILERVPDRLHARTPLFIGSTKDVEAVENIYARHASQAAF